In Synergistaceae bacterium, a genomic segment contains:
- a CDS encoding ABC transporter substrate-binding protein, whose translation MRKFLSIAGIVVLFLCSRAWAADVVRVGIVLPISGQAAMYGAYCKTGVELALKELTPDMTINVGGKKLPLELIYEDNENKPEITANAYRKLIDQDEVVAIIGPESSSTALAGGPIAQSAGIPVMTIFPTNPKVTQVGDYIFRACFIDPFQGAVMAKYAYDDLKIRKAAVLYNNGNDFSKGLTEFFTRTFEELGGKVVIVEAYGGSDIRDFNAQFNNIKASDAEILFMPNTYFESGLQMHQARSAGITLPLIGGDGWDTPDLVTISNGAEEGAAYSCAFSHESTTPQAKKFVEAYRVAYNDVPNSNAVLSYEAFNIVYKAIETAGSLEGAAIRDAIAKTKLELPSGVIEFDEERNPKKPAVIVMYKGGKTSYVTTINP comes from the coding sequence ATGCGTAAGTTTTTGTCGATCGCCGGAATTGTTGTACTGTTTTTGTGTTCCAGAGCCTGGGCCGCGGACGTGGTTCGCGTCGGAATTGTATTGCCGATTTCCGGGCAGGCCGCTATGTATGGAGCTTATTGCAAAACGGGCGTGGAGTTGGCTTTGAAAGAACTGACCCCCGATATGACGATTAATGTCGGAGGCAAGAAGCTCCCCCTCGAACTCATCTATGAAGATAATGAAAACAAACCCGAAATTACGGCCAATGCATATCGTAAACTGATCGACCAGGACGAGGTTGTGGCCATCATCGGTCCGGAGTCTTCCTCCACGGCGCTGGCGGGAGGTCCTATCGCTCAGTCCGCGGGCATCCCCGTCATGACGATCTTCCCCACGAACCCAAAGGTTACTCAGGTCGGAGACTATATCTTCCGAGCCTGTTTCATTGATCCTTTCCAGGGAGCGGTAATGGCGAAGTACGCCTATGACGATCTAAAGATTCGTAAAGCCGCTGTGCTTTACAATAATGGCAACGATTTTTCCAAAGGGCTGACCGAATTTTTTACCCGAACCTTCGAGGAACTCGGAGGAAAGGTCGTTATCGTGGAGGCCTACGGCGGCAGCGATATTCGTGATTTCAACGCTCAATTCAACAATATTAAGGCCAGCGACGCCGAAATTCTCTTCATGCCCAACACCTACTTCGAGAGCGGACTCCAAATGCATCAAGCCCGCAGCGCCGGCATAACTCTTCCTTTGATCGGCGGAGACGGATGGGACACACCAGACCTCGTGACGATTTCCAATGGAGCAGAAGAGGGCGCGGCGTATTCTTGCGCCTTTTCTCACGAATCCACCACACCACAGGCCAAGAAATTCGTCGAGGCCTATAGAGTCGCTTACAACGATGTCCCGAACTCCAACGCGGTCCTCTCTTACGAGGCGTTCAATATTGTCTACAAAGCCATTGAGACCGCAGGCTCTCTGGAAGGGGCCGCCATCCGTGACGCCATCGCCAAAACAAAGCTGGAACTCCCATCAGGCGTCATTGAATTTGACGAAGAAAGAAACCCCAAGAAACCTGCTGTTATCGTGATGTACAAAGGCGGTAAAACGTCTTACGTTACTACGATCAATCCCTGA
- a CDS encoding branched-chain amino acid ABC transporter permease, whose translation MEQLIQLSVYGVQLGVIYALIALGYTMVYGIINLINFAHGDFVMIGSFTAFFAVNLTGVGFFPAIITAMLFPAILSILIERLAYRPLRNKPRLSALITAIGVSIFLENFPRMVPFIGPNFRRFPELIPMRHFYLWGQASINTIQVTNIVASSVLLVLLIFLVQYTKMGRAMRAVAYNKDAAALMGIDVNRVISFTFFIGAALAGAGGVLYSLTYPMIDVLMGVWLGTKAFIAAVFGGIGSIPGAVLGGLLMGIIEVFATAVYSELGYGSSFVVLILVLLFRPSGLLGKAPLDKV comes from the coding sequence ATGGAACAATTGATTCAACTGTCGGTTTATGGAGTTCAGCTTGGGGTTATTTACGCGTTGATTGCTCTGGGTTATACGATGGTGTACGGCATCATCAATCTCATTAACTTTGCCCACGGCGATTTCGTGATGATCGGGTCTTTTACAGCTTTTTTTGCGGTTAATCTCACAGGCGTCGGATTTTTCCCGGCCATCATCACCGCGATGCTCTTCCCCGCTATCTTGAGTATTCTCATAGAGCGCTTGGCTTATCGCCCGTTACGCAACAAGCCGCGTCTTTCGGCGCTGATCACGGCGATAGGCGTTTCCATTTTTCTTGAAAATTTCCCTCGCATGGTTCCCTTTATCGGCCCTAATTTCAGACGGTTTCCCGAACTTATCCCCATGCGTCACTTTTACCTATGGGGACAAGCGTCTATCAACACGATCCAGGTCACAAACATCGTAGCCTCCAGCGTACTACTCGTCCTTTTGATTTTTTTGGTCCAGTATACAAAAATGGGCAGGGCAATGCGCGCCGTCGCCTATAACAAAGACGCGGCCGCTCTGATGGGTATCGATGTCAATCGAGTCATTTCCTTTACGTTTTTCATCGGAGCCGCCCTTGCTGGAGCTGGAGGGGTTCTCTACTCACTAACCTACCCGATGATTGATGTTTTAATGGGGGTTTGGCTAGGGACGAAAGCCTTCATCGCCGCGGTCTTCGGAGGGATTGGATCAATTCCGGGTGCCGTGCTTGGAGGTCTATTGATGGGGATCATCGAGGTTTTCGCGACCGCGGTCTACTCCGAACTGGGTTATGGATCGAGTTTTGTCGTGCTGATCCTCGTTTTGCTATTCAGACCTTCGGGTCTTTTAGGCAAAGCTCCATTAGATAAAGTATGA